One segment of Erigeron canadensis isolate Cc75 chromosome 2, C_canadensis_v1, whole genome shotgun sequence DNA contains the following:
- the LOC122587762 gene encoding probable serine/threonine-protein kinase At1g54610 → MGCVQGKPSPSYNHQQSCGGGGSASLSKLKFNNEYVTAASAKHVVSHKSSSLVEVLPVIDMENSSVKSNHVNVDDINVNDNGNTSRLKENENDQLRKISRQGIGNVSQRMLKKISSDELVDGRWPKWLVDNIPINVLANLVSKTADSYDKLAKIGHGTYSNVYKARDRDTGKIVALKKVRFDTSEPESVKFMAREIIILQKLDHPNIIKLEGLATSRMQYSLYLVFDYMQSDLTRIISQPEGRLTEPQIKCYMQQLLSGLEHCHGRGILHRDIKGSNLLIDRNGMLKIADFGLANYYIHKQKQPLTSRVVTLWYRAPELLLGTTDYGVGIDLWSTGCLLAEMFVGRPIMPGRTEVEQLHRIFKLCGSPTEDYWKTIKPPTTFRPPQNYVPSFHEAFTNFPTPSFGLLTTLLALDPTSRGTSASALQNPFFYSSPLACELSGLPIMNKDEDEPMHFHDRKKNRTLKSKQRSGRSRKGHARNTSISEPSTEISGSSREYEKQIDKNSICQEIDERKCSASFSKGTNMMTTAPSPPFTLAFISNPPNDRSARTEAHPNALKNIKNFPLLLASITQSVNHMEENRNGLNRRSMSNVDFRHLDIEKISKLFGLDDER, encoded by the exons atggGTTGTGTCCAGGGAAAGCCATCACCAAGTTATAATCACCAACAATCATGTGGTGGAGGAGGTAGTGCCAGTCTTAGTAAGTTGAAGTTTAATAATGAGTATGTTACAGCTGCAAGTGCCAAACATGTTGTTTCACACAAATCCTCTTCCTTAGTTGAAGTATTGCCTGTCATCGATATGGAGAACAGTAGTGTGAAAAGTAATCATGTTAACGTAGATGATATTAATGTTAATGATAATGGTAATACAAGCAGATTAAAGGAAAATGAGAATGATCAATTAAGGAAAATTAGTAGGCAAGGAATTGGGAATGTTTCTCAAAGAATGCTTAAGAAAATTAGTTCAGATGAACTAGTCGATGGACGATGGCCTAAATGGCTTGTCGATAATATCCCAATCAATGTTTTGGCTAATTTGGTTTCTAAAACTGCCGATTCTTATGATAAGCTTGCCAAG ATAGGCCATGGAACATATAGCAATGTATATAAAGCTCGAGATAGGGATACAGGAAAGATTGTAGCTTTAAAGAAAGTCCGTTTTGACACATCAGAGCCGGAGAGTGTGAAGTTCATGGCAAGAGAGATAATCATTCTACAGAAACTTGACCATCCAAACATTATCAAGCTTGAAGGTCTTGCCACATCTAGAATGCAATATAGTCTCTATCTGGTCTTCGACTACATGCAATCAGATTTGACCAGAATTATCTCTCAACCGGAAGGAAGGTTAACCGAACCACAG ATCAAGTGCTATATGCAGCAGCTGTTGTCTGGTCTGGAACACTGTCATGGAAGAGGGATTCTACACCGGGACATTAAAGGATCAAACTTGTTAATAGATCGCAATGGGATGCTAAAAATAGCAGATTTTGGGCTTGCAAACTATTACATTCATAAACAGAAACAGCCCCTAACAAGCCGAGTTGTGACACTTTGGTATAGAGCTCCAGAGCTGCTTTTAGGCACTACAGATTATGGAGTCGGTATTGATCTTTGGAGCACAGGATGTCTCTTGGCTGAAATGTTTGTGGGTAGGCCAATAATGCCCGGAAGAACAGAG GTTGAACAGCTTCACCGGATATTTAAGCTTTGTGGATCTCCAACCGAGGACTACTGGAAAACCATTAAGCCACCAACAACCTTTCGACCACCACAAAACTATGTCCCTAGTTTCCATGAAGCATTTACAAATTTTCCAACTCCCTCATTTGGCCTCTTAACCACACTACTAGCTTTAGACCCAACGTCTCGTGGAACTTCTGCTTCTGCACTCCAAAACCCA TTCTTCTATTCAAGTCCATTAGCATGTGAGCTCTCGGGTTTGCCCATTATGAACAAAGACGAGGATGAACCGATGCACTTCCATGATAgaaagaa AAACCGAACCTTGAAATCTAAGCAAAGAAGTGGGAGATCTCGGAAAGGTCATGCAAGAAACACCTCCATTTCTGAACCCTCAACAGAAATTTCTGGATCATCTAGAGAG TATGAGAAGCAGATTGACAAGAACTCAATATGCCAAGAAATAGATGAAAGAAAATGTAGCGCCTCATTCAGTAAAGGGACAAACATGATGACAACGGCGCCCTCACCACCATTTACCCTGGCCTTCATTTCTAATCCTCCTAATGACAGGTCTGCAAGAACTGAAGCTCACCCTAATGCgttaaaaaacataaagaatTTCCCTTTGTTACTCGCATCTATCACTCAAAGTGTCAATCACATGGAAGAGAACCGGAATGGTCTCAACCGTCGATCCATGTCTAATGTCGATTTTCGACATCTAGATATTGAGAAAATATCTAAACTCTTTGGATTAGATGATGAACGTTAG